The DNA window ATTCAACGAAGTCGGGGGTGAAAAACGCGGCGGAATATGAAGCCTATCTGGCACTGAAAAAGGAAGCGCGATGAGATGGTTAACCCATGTTGTGGTGATCCTTCCCCTGATGGCTCATGCGCAGACGACGGAGCAGCTGGTTTCGGATCTGATTGCAGATGCCCCGAACGGGTTTAACGCCGTAGCCGAAACTGATGTTTTCCAGGGGTTGGAAAACGGCGGCGAAATTCTGGGGTTTGACGGATGGGTCCGTAACGGTGAGGCGCGCTACATGGCGTCGGTCAAACTGGCGGAAATCGATGAGGCGGGCCGCCGGACGCTGCATGAAAAATTTCAGGCTTACCGCAACCGGTTTTCGAACCGGCTGGCCGGATGGGAAAGGGAATCGGCCAATACATTTTTCTATGGCTCGGATACCTTCACCAAAAAAGAGTCCGGCTCACAGACCCGGGTAATTCTTGCGCTCGAAAATGTGGATGGAACCGACATGGTGTGGTTGCGGGTTGAATACATCGGACCCGGTTCCGCGCCCATTGCCCGGCTGTCGCAGAAAACAGAAGAAACACCGAACCTGATTCAGGATGAAGCACCGGAAATTCCCGTGCTGAAAACAGAAAAAGGACAGCAGGCCCTGCTGGCGCTGCTGGATGAGGCCGATACGGAATTTCGGGATGTTCGTATTGCGACGGACGATCCGGAAATTTTCCATTTGCCGGAAACCGTGCTCAATCCGCCGGAGGAGGAACCCCGTCAGCTGCTGCGATCGACCGGGCCGATGCGGTATGAGCTGGAACTGTGGCTTGTTCCGAAATACGGCTTCGATTCCTATAATCTGCCGCAGGAGGAACTTGAAGACCTGCTCACTGAAAACGGGTGGGTGGTTGAACATAAAAACAGGCGCTGGACAGCCCGACCGGAAAACAGCCGGGCAAAACGGCTGGTGAAAAAAGCGTTTCGCGGGCGGGAATATCTGGTGCTCGAAATGGTGAAGGAAGCCTATCGTCCGCTGGTGGAAAAATATCCGCACCTGACCGATGTGGACTGCCTGTCGGGCGACTGCATCAACGGATACGCAAGCATTCGCTATCTCACTGACGATCCGGAATACCGCTACGAAGGATTTTTTAAAGAGGCCCGGCCGGACGGATTGGGCATGCAGTTTATGAGTTACAGTGATCCGACGGAAGATCCGCTGCCGGCGTATATCGGAAACTTCAAAAACGGAGAGCGCCACGGTCCGGGTATTTCCTATCAGTTTTCCGGCGGTGATGATCTGGCGATGATCCGCAAAGACGACCACTATTTTACTGCAAAGGATGAAGTGTTGCTACTGCCGCATCTGTATCAGGAATATGAAAACGGCGAACTGCTGATGGAATCCGAAAAATACTGGCTGCATCACCAGCCGCAGGACCGCGAAGCCGGCTTCCTGATCAAAACGCCGTTTGCCGTGTATTTCGGCAAACCGGTTTCCGGCGACTGCCAAAACGGGGAGGGGATGCTGGAACTTCCAGGCCTTGGAACCTTTTCCGGTTCCTTTGAAAACGGACGGGCGCAGGGCTACGGCGAGCTGACGCTGCCGAACGGCGAAATCAAGGCCTTTGTGCTCCATGACGGCGTGCCGGAATATATCCGCACACTGGCACTGCCGGAGGGTGTCTCGCGCATTGCCGCCGCAAAGCGCGGTGCATTCCAGCTGGCTGTTAATGACTGCCTGGAGGGCAACTGCCTGAACGGGGAGGGGGTGGCGCTGATGGGCTCGGCCGACCTGTTCAGTGTCGGACAATATGATTATGAAGGGATTTACCGCGGCGGATTTAAAAACGGTAAATTCCATGGGCAGGGAACCATGCTGCCGTTTGTGACGGATGAACAGACCACGCTGACGATTGCCGGCACGTTTGAAGACGGCATGCGGCAGGGACGTTTTGTGAAAACGCGCAACGGCGAGGAGGAAATTCAGTATTTCAAAGACGATGTGCGTTACACGGAAAGCGGGCAGCTTTTCAGTGACTATCTGGCCGAGGATCTGGAGCGGCGGCGGGCGGAATATAAAAAACTGCTGGCCGAAAAAATCGAGCAGGAAAAACGGCGGCTCGCTGCGGTGGCCCGGCGCAATGAGGAAATCCGGAAACGCAACGAAGCGCGCAAACGGGCGGCGAAGCGACGGAGGGCGCCGCGGCGGAATGTGCTCTATTCACAGACGTTTTCCGGCCGTTCACACCGTATTCCCGCCTACGGAAGTTTCGGGATTCTTGTAGAGGACCTGAGGGGGAAGGGCAGTCAGGAAATTGTGGTGGAATATATCGGCGGCTACGGCGGCGGTTTTGCGCATCAACGTTACCGCATGAGCGGAGGGGTACTTTCCGTATACATCGGCGATGAAAATCCGGATCCGGATAAACCCCGTTTGACCGATCCTGAACTGCTGAATAAATTCACCCCGTCCAACTACTACATCATCCACTGCTCAAAAGCGTCGCATTACCAGATCACGGCCTACAATTAACGGGCATCCGGTGGAATAGACTGAAGTCGCTTGAAACTTAATACGTAAAACCTGACACTGCTTTTTATGGAACCACAACGATTATCCAAAATTATGGCGCAGCGCGGGATGTGTTCCCGGCGCGAGGCGGACCGGTTTATTGAACGTGCACTTGTTATCGTGGACGGGGAGCGCGTTTCCGAGCTGGGCACAAAGGTGTCGCCGGACGCGGACATTCAGTTGGTGGAAGCCGCGGAAAAACATCAGGCGGCGCAGGCGACGTTTCTGATCAATAAGCCGATCGGCTATGTTTCGGCCCAGCCGGAAGACGGGCACCGCCCGGCTTCCGATCTGCTGGACCGGCCGAATCAGTGGAGCGAGGACCGCTCGCCGCGCAAATTTCATCACGGCCAGCTTCGCGGACTGGCCCCGGCCGGTCGGCTCGATATCGATTCTCAGGGATTGCTGGTGCTGACGCAGGACGGACGGATCGCGCGGCAGCTCATCGGCGAAGATTCATCGGTCGATAAAGAATACCTCGTGCGCGTTACCGGGCATCTTTCTGAAAAAGGGCTTCAACTGCTGAATCACGGGCTCAGCCTCGACGGTAAAAAACTGAAACCCGCCCAGGTCAGCTGGCAGAATAAAGACCAGCTCCGCTTTATTCTGCGTGAAGGTAAAAAACGGCAGATCCGCCGGATGTGCGAACTGGTCGACCTCAAAGTCGTCGGCCTCAAACGCATCCGTATCGGAAAAGTCGTGCTCGGAAATCTCCCCGAAGGCCAGTGGCGCTACCTCGGCGACCGTGAGCGCTTTTAAAAACAGACCGCGGAATACACGCTTTCATCATTTAACTGCTAAAGCAGACGATACCTTGTGCCGCCATCCTGGCGGCTCTGCCCTGAAAGCAAAACGAACGTGGAAAATACTGTGGAATTTTGCTGTCCGGACAGCGTGATATCTACTGATTTCTTGATTGTTGTTTCTTTCTTTAGAATAATCTCATTCTAAAAACTAGACTGAACAATATCTTGCGGATGAGATAAAGAAAAACCCCGCCGAGGCGGGGTAATAGGTCAAAGACCTTCGGCATATAGCCTTATTGTGAAAAGACAGTTCTAATTTCTTTTCTGAGTCAGTTTTTATGTATTTTTTGAAGAAGGGTCAATACGAAGCTGAAAGGAAATAATCATGGGAAAGCGTATTCTGGGTTTGGATCTGGGCACCAACAGCATCGGCTGGGCCGTGGTGGATGATTTGGGAAATGGGCAGTTTGATCTTGTTAAACGGGGGGTTCACATATTTCAAGAGGGTGTGAAGATCGAGAAAGGGAACGAATCCTCAAAGGCCTCTGAGCGGACGGGGTATCGCTCTGCGCGTCGTTTGAAATTTCGTCGCAAATTGCGCAAAATCGAAACGCTGAAGGTTTTGTCTGAAGCAGGTTTTTGTCCGTCGCTAACCGAGGATGAGCTGAAAGCATGGCAGTCGAAGAAGGTTTATCCTGAAAACCCGGCGTTCCGGAAATGGTGCAAGACGTCTGAACCGAAAACTACGGAATCGGGAGAATATAAGAATCCGTACTACTACCGTTGGCTGGCGGCGACTACGAAGCTTGATCTAGATAATGAATCAGATCGCTTTAAATTGGGCCGTGCTTTTTACCACATTGCGCAACGACGAGGATTCAAGAGCAATCGTCTGGACACGACGCAGGAATCAGATGGGGTAGTTAAAAAAGAAATTTCCGAGCTTTCTGGAAAAATGGATGGCAGGACATTGGGGCAGTATTTCTGGGAGGATTGTTATCAAGAAAGTTCACCAATCCGTAGAGTGCATACTTCCCGAGATGAACATTATTTGGCCGAATTTGAGTTCATCTGCAAGAAACAGGACATTCCCAGCACCCTGAAAGACGAACTTCATCGGGCGGTCTTTTTTCAACGGCCACTCAAATCGCAAAAGGGTTTGGTGGCAAACTGCCCGTTTGAACCGAAGAAAAAGCGTGCGCCAGTCTCGCATCCGTTGTTCGAGGAGTTCCGGGTTTGGCAAACGCTGAACAACATCAAAATCCAGACACTCGATGATGACCGATTGCGTTCATTGACGATGGAGGAGAAATGGAAGGTCATGCCGCTGTTTTACCGGGTGAGTAAAGCGCATTTCGATTTCAAGGATATTGCGAAAAAGTTGACGCCGCGAAACCAGACGCATGCCTATTATAAGGGGCGTGACTCTGGTGAAGCTCACGTGAAATTCAACTTCAGGGACAGCCAATCACTTGCCGGGTGCCCTTTTATAGCGAAATTGAAAAACCTTTTGGGTGAAGAGTATGCCCAAACCCTGTTCGATTCGTATACGTGCGCAAAGACACGGAAAAACGGTGATGCCAAATCGGTGGAAGATATTTTACATGAAGTTTGGCATGTACTGTTTTCTTTCGACGATGTGGAGAAGGTCAAGGAATATGCCAAAACTAGGTTGGGGCTGGACGACGAACAGGCGGAAAAGTTTGCGAAAATCAATCCACCCCAAGGCTATGGTGCATTGAGCCTCAAGGCGATTCGCAAAATTCTCCCGTTTCTGCGGCAGGGGCTGATTTATTCGCACGCAGTATTCTTTGCCAACCTGGACCAGGTGATAGGCATTTCCGCTGCGGACAATGAACGGGTGAAAGAGGATATTGTGAGATTGGTTGATGAGCACAACCAATATATTACCGAATCGCGGTGTATTAATGAGTTCGTGAGGGAGTACAAGGAAAGTCCGCGAACCTTTGAGGCAAAGTATGAATTGCGCAGACCACAGGATTTGAAGCTACCGGAACAATTACATGGGCGTGAGGAGAGCATCTGTAAAACGATCTCAACTCAGATCGGTAGAAACAACGGAAACGGAGAGTATTTACCGATAAGGCGGTTGGAAGAACGGGTCGGCGACTATCTGAAAGAGCAATTCAATGCCAGTTCAGATGCGGTCAAAAGGCTGTACCATCCGTCCAAGGAGGAGACGTATAAGGCTGCTGAGCGCGCAGAAGATAACAAATTCTATCTTGGAGACCCGCGAATATCTTCAATCCGCAACCCGGTTTTCATGCGGGCGATGCATCGGGTTAAGGCCGTAGTTAACGAATTGCTCAAACAGGGCGTTATTACAGATCAAACGCAAGTCCATTTGGAAATGGCGCGCGAACTGAACGACGCAAACAAACGGGCAGCAATTCGAAGATGGCAGCGAAATAATGAAACGACCCGTAAAACGTATAAAGAAGCGATCGAAGAAGACTTAAAAGCACAGGGGATAGACCGAGCGGCTACGGATGACGAAATTCTTAAATACCAGTTGTGGGAGGAACAAAAGCATATCTGCCCATATACGGGGAAAACCATAGGCTTGCGCGATTTCATCGGTGAAAACCCTGTTTTCGACATTGAACATACCATTCCCCGAAGTCTCTCCTGCGACAACTCACAGGAAAACAAGACGCTGTGTGATCGAGAGTATAATCGGACGGTTAAAAAGAAACGCATACCGTTCGAATGTCCCCGGCACGATGAGATCCTTCAACGAATCGCGCATTGGGAGGATCGGATCGATGACCTGAACAAACTAATTGAAAAACAAAAGCCGAAGAGTCGGTATGCAACCACCAAGGAAGCAAAGGACGCTGCAATCCAGAAGCGTCTTCTGTTGGAGTTTGAGCGAAACTACTTGCGAGAGAAATGCCGCCGTTTCACGATGGAAGAAGTGACGGGAGGATTCAAGAATAGTCAATTGGTCGATACGAGAATCATCACCAAGTATGCCCGGTTATACCTGAAAACCGTCTTTGCCACAGTGCATACCGTCAATGGTAAAACGACCGATGATTTTCGCCGGTGCTGGGGGGTGGATAAAAGCCGGGACAACCATGCGCACCACACCGTAGATGCAATTGTGGCGGCTTGTGTTACGCGGGAGCAATACGATGCTCTTGCTAGCTACTACCACGACTACGAAAGCTACGAACTCGGCGATTCTGCTACCCCGCAAAAACCTCGTTTTGGGAAGCCATGGCCAACCTTTACCGAAGATATGAAAGACCTGAAAAACCAGATGCTCGTATCCTATTACGCGCCCAACAATCTGCTTAAGCAAACGAAGAAACGGGTAAAGGTAGGAGGTAAGCGTGTATTACAGCAAGGCAAGAGCGCAAGGGGGTCTTTGCATAGGGATACGTTTTATGGACGTATTAGTGAGCATGGTGATTTGAGGTATGTGGTCAGGGTTCCTCTGGTGCACAATCCGGGTGGCGGGGTTTTTGGGTTTGATTCGAAAGCATACGACAAGAAGGATGAGCTGTATGACGAACGCCAAGACTGGAAAACGAAGGATTTTGAGCGGATTGTTGACCCGATAGTTAGAGATAAAGTTATTAAGTCCGTGCAGCAACGCATGGTTTCGGGATTGTCATTTAAGGATGCCTTATTAGAGCCCATATGGATGAACAAAGAGAAGGGGATTGCTATTAAGCGTGTGCGTTGTATAGCAAAGCCCAAGGGGGCGTTTCCTCTCAAGAAGCATCGGGATGTGTCTAAGCGAGACGGGGCTAGATGGAAGAAAGAGTACTATGTTGAAAATGACGAGAATTACATGATTGCCTTGTACAACGGCAAATCTGCCAAAGGCAGGGCATTGGCTGGCTTTAGGGTTCTTAATAATTACACCGCCACTAATTATGCAGGTGAGGGTGGCTGTCCCGATTCCATTGACGTGCGGGATGTCGAGTGCGAGCTACAGCAGGTGATTCAGATAGGAGATGCTGTTTTGGTTTATGCTGAATCTCCAGAAGAGCTGAAGGTGCTTACGTCGGCTGAATTAAGTTGTCGATTATACGAAGCATTTGGGATCAATGGACTGGATGGCCGTGTACAATTCAGGCATCATATGGAGGCAAGAGATGACAAGGAACAGGACAAAGCTACTGCAAGTTTCTCTGTCGATCTCCCCGTAAGTAAGATCAAAGTAAGCCCATCGAATATGAAGGTGTTAGTTGAAGGTGTTGATTTCCGGCTAAGTGTTCTTGGTGAAGTCGAATTCACGGAGCAGCAATCATGTTAAAGCGAACGGTCTATTTCGAGTCGGCGGCGCATCTTTCCTTTAAGAACGGACAGTTGGTGTATACGCCGAAGCCGGAGGGTGAGGTGCGGACGGTGCCGGTGGAGGATATCGGTTTTGTGGTGCTGGATAATCACAGCATTACACTGTCGCTTCGCTTGATCGAAGAGCTGACGGCGAATAATGCGGCCGTTGTGTTCTGCGATAAGCTGCATCATCCTACAGCGATGTCGGTCCCGTTCGATGGCAATACCACGCATGCCGAAACGCTGTCTGCGCAACTGGACATGTCGGAGCCGCTGAAAAAGCAGCTGTGGAAACAGACGGTCGAGGCAAAGATTAAAAACCAGGCGGCTATGCTGGAACGCACAGGATCCGGCGGGGCGGAGGCCTTGCGCCGTCATGCGGCGAGTGTGAAAAGCGGCGATACCGATAACCGGGAAGGGGCCGCCGCACGGATCTACTGGCAAAACCTGTTTGGTGAAGATTTTCGGCGCGAACGGTTCGGCGGTTCGCCGAATCATCTGCTCAATTATGCTTATGCCATTTTACGTGCAGCGGTTGCGCGGTCGCTGGTGGGGTCCGGTCTTTATCCGGCCATCGGCATTCACCATCACAATAAATACAATGCGTTTGCGTTGGCGGACGATGTGATGGAGCCCTATCGGCCGTATGCCGATGACGTGGTGTATGGAATATGGAGTGCGGCCGACGAACCCATTGAAGAACTTTCCCGGGAACACAAACAGCAGCTGCTCAAGCTGCTCGCTGCGGATGTTCACATGACGAATACCCTGCGGCCGTTGATGGTGGGTTTGTCGTACACAACGGCCTCGCTGGCGCGTTGTATTCGCGGTGAACAAAAGAAGATGGATTATCCTTTAATGAAGGCGGTGGAAAATGTCGGAGGTGCGGCTTAACGCGTATAAGATCATGTGGCTGTTTGTATTCTTTGATCTGCCGACGAACACGAAAAAGGAGCGCCATGACGCGGCTGTGTTCCGCAAGCGGTTGTTGGGTGACGGCTTTACCATGATGCAGTATTCCGTGTATACGCGGCACTGCGGAAGTTCTGAAAGTGCTGATGTGCATACAAAACGGGTGAAGAAACTCGTTCCCTCCAAAGGGCAGGTCAGTATTCTGCGGATTACCGACAAACAGTATGGGAGCATTATCAATTTCTGGGGGAAGGCGGCAACGCCGGTTCCCCCGAAACCCAGCCAATTGGAATTTTTCTGACTGGCGGGTATCGCAGAGATAGGTAGAATGAAAAAAATGAACGGTAAATCTACTTCATGGTTGGAGCCATTCCATTTTTCCTTCGGCACCTTAGTTGGTAGTTCCTTGGAAAATAGAGAGTTATGGCGGCTATGTTGTGGATTGACAGTTCTTTGAAATCAGAAGCAACTCCGATCAGCGATTATCTCTTCGGCACGCTGTTGTGGATTGACAGTTCTTTGAAATCAGAAGCAACGAAGATATCCAGTTCCTCAGGTGTTCATGTGTTGTGGATTGACAGTTCTTTGAAATCAGAAGCAACATTTTACCGCAACAGCCCACGGGTTGCTTAGTTGTGGATTGACAGTTCTTTGAAATCAGAAGCAACACAAATCATGTTCGTATATATCTTCGCGGGGTTGTGGATTGACAGTTCTTTGAAATCAGAAGCAACAGGGCCTAGGGGGTTGAGGGCGCGTGGTGAGTTGTGGATTGACAGTTCTTTGAAATCAGAAGCAACTTATTGGCAGAAATTACCGCGCCGCATCCGGTTGTGGATTGACAGTTCTTTGAAATCAGAAGCAACGTGCTCCGTAATTTGGATTGTTTTTGCCAGGTTGTGGATTGACAGTTCTTTGAAATCAGAAGCAACACAGGGTTTACTTTTCTCCCTCCCCCCATAGTTGTGGATTGACAGTTCTTTGAAATCAGAAGCAACTTTGCCGAATTCAAACTTTTGCCCATCGAGTTGTGGATTGACAGTTCTTTGAAATCAGAAGCAACAGCAAAGATTGCGGCCAGCGATAAGCCTTAGTTGTGGATTGACAGTTCTTTGAAATCAGAAGCAACTGGTACATGTCGCACTTTTGCGCGCCGGCGGTTGTGGATTGACAGTTCTTTGAAATCAGAAGCAACTAGAGGTAAAGAAACATGGATCGATAGAATGTTGTGGATTGACAGTTCTTTGAAATCAGAAGCAACCAAGATAACTTGCAGATAGACCCGGAAAGGGTTGTGGATTGACAGTTCTTTGAAATCAGAAGCAACGAAGACGACCGCGAAACACTGATCCGTGAAGTTGTGGATTGACAGTTCTTTGAAATCAGAAGCAACTACGCTCTAACAGAGGCGCGTTCGGTGTCTGTTGTGGATTGACAGTTCTTTGAAATCAGAAGCAACAGATTCAGACGCAAAAACCGATCACCCAAAGTTGTGGATTGACAGTTCTTTGAAATCAGAAGCAACTGTTTTCCTGGAAAACAAGCATATCACGCCGTTGTGGATTGACAGTTCTTTGAAATCAGAAGCAACAAAGTCCCGGTTCATTAATTGACTGGTCAAGTTGTGGGTTCTCGTTCGCACAGCTCCGAGTCGCTTCGCGTGACTGTTTTTGAAATCAAAAGCCGTTTCAGCTTTTTGTGAGCTGAAACGGCTTTTGTTTTTTATGATCTGTATTCGCTTTAAATTTTTTCAGCGAACGTAATACGGAATGCGATGCTTTCCCGGGTGGGCAGGACTGAAGGTTTGGTGATTTTTAATCCGTCCGGGGTTTGTTCCCACTTTAGTTTTTCATCGCTGCCGAGCAGTTTCACGGTTTTTACGGTATGGGGTTTACTGCGTGCGCCGGTGGCGAGTGATTTGATCAGAAGATCCGTTTCCGGGGTGGCGAGGCAGAAGGCGTAGAGGGTTTGGCCTTTTTTTGTGAAGCGGAAGTCGGCCTGCGTGTAGGCGGTCATTTTGGTTTCCATATTGTGGTCGGCCGCATCGATGAATACGCCTTCGCCATAGACCTCCCAGGGGCGGGTGCCGTAAATGCCTTCGCCGTGGATGTTCATCCATTCCGCCATGCCTTCGAGGAAGGTGATTTCCTGGGGTTCAATGGTGCCGTCGGGTTTCATGGGAATGTTCAGCAGCAGATTGCCGTTTTTGCTGACGGCATCGAGCAGCATGTGAATGACTTTGCCCGGGGTTTTGTAGGTGACGTCGCGGCGGTAGGTCCAGTAGCCGATGCAGGTGTCGATCTGCCAGGGATTGGGATCAATTTCATTTTTTGACCCGCGTTCGACATCGTCCACCAGTGCCCGGCCGGTGATTTTATCATTCATTTTGGTATTCAACACCACATCCACTTTACCGTGCCGCTCCATAGAGCGGTTGTAATAGTGTGCTGCAATCCTGAGACCGACATTCTCCAGCGGCGCCTGCTTATCATCGAAATACAGCAGCGAAGGGTCGTACTTATCGATCAGCTCCCGGGTGCGCAGGAAAAACGTATCCAGATAAGTCTGATTCGGCGGGGTATTCCACTGGCGCGGCGGGCCGTAAAGATCGCGTGGATCATAGCCGTCCCACCATTTTCCTTTTCCGTCTTCTTTGGTCATGTGGCCGTCATAGGGGATGCCTTTTTTCGGACCTTCACGATCCGCTCCGAAGGCCGGGGTCATCCAGCTCCACGAACGGGCGGCATGCACCGACACCCCGAAGGGGAGGTTGTGTTTTTTTGCGGCGGTTTTCCAGCCCGCAATCAGATCCCGTTTTGCACCGATGTTGACGGAGTTCCACGGCTGGTACGTGGAGTCCCAGTTGTCGAAGTTGTCATGGTGATTGGCCAGCGCGACGAAATAGCGTGCGCCGGCTTTTACATAAAGATCCATCAAATAATCCGGGTCCCATTTCGCGGCGGTAAAATCCTTGCAGTAATCCTTCGCTCCGACTTCCGAGGGGTGGCCATAGTGTTTCACGTGATAATCATAACACGCATTGCCGCGCTCTTCCCACCAGCTGTTTTTCGGTTCGGGCCTGTAGAGGAACATGGAACACCAGTCGCCGGTTCCCGGCACGCACTGCACACTCCAGGTGGCCCAGATGCCGAATTTGGCATCGCGGAACCATTCGGGGCATTCATAGTTTTCCGCCAGCGAATCCCAGTTCGGTTTAAAGGGGCCTTCGGCATAGGGAAGCGCGGTGTCGAGCATTCCCGGACTCATACGGGCGATCCCGCAGATCAGTAGCACTGGAAACGTGATTTTCATGTATATATCCTTTTGCGATTAAATTTTGTCTTTAAATGTAAGTCGGAAACAGAGGCTGTAATCCGTTGGTATAAATTCAGGTTTGCTGATCTTAAGACCGTTTCCGGTTTGCTCCCACTCCAGCGGTTCGTCACTGCCGAGCAGCTCTACGGTTTTCACGGTGTGGGGTTTACTGCGTGCGCCGGTGGCGAGCGATTTGATCAGAAGATCCGTTTTCGGTGTGGCGAGGCAGAAGGCGTAGAGGGTTTGGTCTTTTTTTGTGAAGCGGAAGTCGGTCTGCGTGTAGGCATTCATTTTGGTTTCGAGGTTGTGACCGGCGGCATCAATGAATACGCCTTCGCCGTAGACCTCCCAGGGCCGGGTGCCGTAAATGCCTTCGCCGTGGATGTCCATCCATGCAGCCATGCCTTTGAGGAAGGTGATTTCCTGCGGTTCAAGGGTGCCGTCGGGTTTCATGGGAATGTTCAGCAGCAGGCTGCCGTTTTTGCTGACGGCATCGAGCAGCATGTGAATGACTTTGCCCGGGGTTTTGTAGGTGACGTCTGTGCGGTAATGCCAATATCCGATGCAGGTATCGATCTGCCAGGGGTTGGGATCAATATCATTTTTCGAACCGCGTTCGACATCGTCCACGAGGGCGGGTTTGGTTGTTTCATCGTTGAGCTTCGTGTTCAGCACGACATCCACTTTGCCGTGCCGCTCCAAGGCGCGGTTGTAATAGTGCGCCGCGATTTTCAGTCCGACGTTTTGGAGGGGTGCCTGTTTGTCATCGAAAT is part of the Pontiella agarivorans genome and encodes:
- a CDS encoding pseudouridine synthase → MEPQRLSKIMAQRGMCSRREADRFIERALVIVDGERVSELGTKVSPDADIQLVEAAEKHQAAQATFLINKPIGYVSAQPEDGHRPASDLLDRPNQWSEDRSPRKFHHGQLRGLAPAGRLDIDSQGLLVLTQDGRIARQLIGEDSSVDKEYLVRVTGHLSEKGLQLLNHGLSLDGKKLKPAQVSWQNKDQLRFILREGKKRQIRRMCELVDLKVVGLKRIRIGKVVLGNLPEGQWRYLGDRERF
- the cas9 gene encoding type II CRISPR RNA-guided endonuclease Cas9 (Cas9, originally named Csn1, is the large, multifunctional signature protein of type II CRISPR/Cas systems. It is well known even to general audiences because its RNA-guided endonuclease activity has made it a popular tool for custom editing of eukaryotic genomes.) → MGKRILGLDLGTNSIGWAVVDDLGNGQFDLVKRGVHIFQEGVKIEKGNESSKASERTGYRSARRLKFRRKLRKIETLKVLSEAGFCPSLTEDELKAWQSKKVYPENPAFRKWCKTSEPKTTESGEYKNPYYYRWLAATTKLDLDNESDRFKLGRAFYHIAQRRGFKSNRLDTTQESDGVVKKEISELSGKMDGRTLGQYFWEDCYQESSPIRRVHTSRDEHYLAEFEFICKKQDIPSTLKDELHRAVFFQRPLKSQKGLVANCPFEPKKKRAPVSHPLFEEFRVWQTLNNIKIQTLDDDRLRSLTMEEKWKVMPLFYRVSKAHFDFKDIAKKLTPRNQTHAYYKGRDSGEAHVKFNFRDSQSLAGCPFIAKLKNLLGEEYAQTLFDSYTCAKTRKNGDAKSVEDILHEVWHVLFSFDDVEKVKEYAKTRLGLDDEQAEKFAKINPPQGYGALSLKAIRKILPFLRQGLIYSHAVFFANLDQVIGISAADNERVKEDIVRLVDEHNQYITESRCINEFVREYKESPRTFEAKYELRRPQDLKLPEQLHGREESICKTISTQIGRNNGNGEYLPIRRLEERVGDYLKEQFNASSDAVKRLYHPSKEETYKAAERAEDNKFYLGDPRISSIRNPVFMRAMHRVKAVVNELLKQGVITDQTQVHLEMARELNDANKRAAIRRWQRNNETTRKTYKEAIEEDLKAQGIDRAATDDEILKYQLWEEQKHICPYTGKTIGLRDFIGENPVFDIEHTIPRSLSCDNSQENKTLCDREYNRTVKKKRIPFECPRHDEILQRIAHWEDRIDDLNKLIEKQKPKSRYATTKEAKDAAIQKRLLLEFERNYLREKCRRFTMEEVTGGFKNSQLVDTRIITKYARLYLKTVFATVHTVNGKTTDDFRRCWGVDKSRDNHAHHTVDAIVAACVTREQYDALASYYHDYESYELGDSATPQKPRFGKPWPTFTEDMKDLKNQMLVSYYAPNNLLKQTKKRVKVGGKRVLQQGKSARGSLHRDTFYGRISEHGDLRYVVRVPLVHNPGGGVFGFDSKAYDKKDELYDERQDWKTKDFERIVDPIVRDKVIKSVQQRMVSGLSFKDALLEPIWMNKEKGIAIKRVRCIAKPKGAFPLKKHRDVSKRDGARWKKEYYVENDENYMIALYNGKSAKGRALAGFRVLNNYTATNYAGEGGCPDSIDVRDVECELQQVIQIGDAVLVYAESPEELKVLTSAELSCRLYEAFGINGLDGRVQFRHHMEARDDKEQDKATASFSVDLPVSKIKVSPSNMKVLVEGVDFRLSVLGEVEFTEQQSC
- the cas1 gene encoding type II CRISPR-associated endonuclease Cas1 is translated as MLKRTVYFESAAHLSFKNGQLVYTPKPEGEVRTVPVEDIGFVVLDNHSITLSLRLIEELTANNAAVVFCDKLHHPTAMSVPFDGNTTHAETLSAQLDMSEPLKKQLWKQTVEAKIKNQAAMLERTGSGGAEALRRHAASVKSGDTDNREGAAARIYWQNLFGEDFRRERFGGSPNHLLNYAYAILRAAVARSLVGSGLYPAIGIHHHNKYNAFALADDVMEPYRPYADDVVYGIWSAADEPIEELSREHKQQLLKLLAADVHMTNTLRPLMVGLSYTTASLARCIRGEQKKMDYPLMKAVENVGGAA
- the cas2 gene encoding CRISPR-associated endonuclease Cas2; this encodes MSEVRLNAYKIMWLFVFFDLPTNTKKERHDAAVFRKRLLGDGFTMMQYSVYTRHCGSSESADVHTKRVKKLVPSKGQVSILRITDKQYGSIINFWGKAATPVPPKPSQLEFF
- a CDS encoding alpha-L-fucosidase produces the protein MKITFPVLLICGIARMSPGMLDTALPYAEGPFKPNWDSLAENYECPEWFRDAKFGIWATWSVQCVPGTGDWCSMFLYRPEPKNSWWEERGNACYDYHVKHYGHPSEVGAKDYCKDFTAAKWDPDYLMDLYVKAGARYFVALANHHDNFDNWDSTYQPWNSVNIGAKRDLIAGWKTAAKKHNLPFGVSVHAARSWSWMTPAFGADREGPKKGIPYDGHMTKEDGKGKWWDGYDPRDLYGPPRQWNTPPNQTYLDTFFLRTRELIDKYDPSLLYFDDKQAPLENVGLRIAAHYYNRSMERHGKVDVVLNTKMNDKITGRALVDDVERGSKNEIDPNPWQIDTCIGYWTYRRDVTYKTPGKVIHMLLDAVSKNGNLLLNIPMKPDGTIEPQEITFLEGMAEWMNIHGEGIYGTRPWEVYGEGVFIDAADHNMETKMTAYTQADFRFTKKGQTLYAFCLATPETDLLIKSLATGARSKPHTVKTVKLLGSDEKLKWEQTPDGLKITKPSVLPTRESIAFRITFAEKI